Proteins found in one Solitalea lacus genomic segment:
- a CDS encoding SAM-dependent methyltransferase — MQKGTLFLLPCSLGENVIERSIVPALKDTINRLDEFIVENEKSARKFLKEVGINKPQSELIMHDYGKHSRDGDQSRFLKALEQGKDVGLLSEAGCPAIADPGSDIVALAHQKGIKVVPFVGPSSLLLALMGSGFNGQGFAFQGYLPIDKGERLRKLKELESLSQRLKQTQLFIETPFRNNQLLDDIFKSCQPNTELCIACDLTLDTEFLKTKTVAQWKVEKPDLHKRPTVFVLYKR, encoded by the coding sequence ATGCAGAAAGGTACTTTGTTCCTGCTTCCTTGTTCATTAGGTGAAAATGTGATAGAACGGTCGATTGTTCCCGCTTTAAAGGACACAATTAATCGATTGGATGAGTTTATTGTTGAAAATGAAAAGTCGGCACGTAAATTTTTAAAAGAAGTTGGAATCAATAAGCCACAAAGTGAGTTGATTATGCACGACTATGGAAAGCACTCAAGAGATGGAGATCAGAGTCGGTTTTTGAAAGCCTTAGAGCAGGGAAAGGATGTTGGATTATTGTCGGAAGCGGGTTGTCCTGCTATAGCTGATCCGGGTAGCGATATTGTGGCTTTGGCACATCAAAAAGGGATTAAAGTAGTGCCTTTTGTGGGGCCAAGTTCGCTTTTATTAGCTTTAATGGGTTCAGGATTTAATGGGCAAGGATTTGCATTCCAAGGGTACTTGCCTATTGATAAAGGGGAGCGTTTAAGAAAACTGAAGGAACTTGAAAGTCTCTCGCAGCGACTTAAACAAACGCAGCTGTTTATTGAAACCCCATTTCGCAATAACCAATTGCTTGATGATATTTTTAAAAGCTGTCAGCCTAATACAGAGCTATGCATTGCTTGCGATTTAACACTCGATACGGAGTTTTTAAAAACTAAAACCGTTGCCCAATGGAAAGTCGAAAAGCCAGATTTACATAAACGCCCTACAGTGTTTGTTTTGTATAAAAGATAA
- a CDS encoding pyridoxal phosphate-dependent aminotransferase produces the protein MLVSNLAENLIGSEILKIAAQVNAMKAGGAQVSNLTVGDFDPSIFPIPEALQEEIAIAYAAKHTNYPPADGVMALRQSVSAFLKEHLGLSYSADKEIMIAGGSRPLIYSTYLAIVDPGDKIIFPTPSWNNNHYAYLTQANAVMLETKPEHNYMPSAADIAPHVKGAVLLALCSPLNPTGTMFSKQDLEEICDLVIAENKSRKEGEKPLYIMFDQMYWMLTFGDHKHYDPVSLRPELKDYVIYIDGSSKAFAATGVRVGWGFGPESVISKMKPIVGHMGAWAPKAEQVATSVFLQQKEEVATYMSNFKEKVQKSLSALHTGFQHLKNEGFDVDSIEPMGAIYLTVKVNMKGKTTPEGKVLSTASDVNFYLIKEAGMAFVPFSAFGTTEDEFWFRASIGAASLADIEAGIPRLKAALQKLS, from the coding sequence ATGCTTGTATCTAATTTAGCAGAGAACCTTATCGGTTCAGAAATATTAAAAATTGCGGCACAGGTAAACGCTATGAAAGCGGGAGGGGCGCAAGTGAGTAACCTTACTGTTGGGGACTTTGATCCGTCTATTTTTCCAATTCCTGAAGCATTACAAGAAGAAATTGCAATAGCTTATGCTGCAAAACATACCAACTACCCTCCAGCAGATGGTGTAATGGCTTTACGCCAATCAGTTTCAGCGTTTTTAAAAGAGCATTTAGGTTTAAGCTATTCTGCAGATAAGGAAATTATGATTGCCGGAGGTTCTCGTCCGTTAATCTATTCAACTTATTTAGCAATTGTTGATCCGGGAGATAAAATAATTTTCCCAACTCCATCATGGAACAATAATCACTACGCGTACTTAACGCAGGCTAATGCTGTAATGCTTGAAACCAAGCCTGAGCACAATTATATGCCAAGTGCCGCTGATATTGCCCCACATGTAAAGGGTGCTGTGTTATTGGCTCTATGTTCTCCACTAAATCCAACCGGAACAATGTTCTCTAAACAAGATTTAGAGGAAATTTGCGATTTAGTAATTGCTGAAAATAAATCACGTAAAGAAGGTGAAAAGCCACTATACATTATGTTTGACCAAATGTACTGGATGCTAACCTTTGGTGATCACAAACATTATGATCCGGTTTCATTACGCCCGGAGTTGAAAGATTATGTTATTTATATTGATGGAAGTTCGAAAGCTTTTGCTGCTACCGGAGTGCGTGTAGGATGGGGCTTTGGGCCAGAGTCAGTAATCTCAAAAATGAAACCTATTGTTGGTCACATGGGTGCGTGGGCTCCTAAAGCGGAACAGGTGGCTACCTCTGTATTTTTACAACAAAAAGAAGAGGTTGCAACCTATATGTCAAACTTTAAAGAAAAGGTTCAAAAGAGTCTTTCGGCCCTGCATACCGGATTTCAGCATTTAAAGAACGAAGGCTTTGATGTGGATTCCATTGAGCCGATGGGGGCTATTTATCTTACTGTAAAAGTTAACATGAAAGGAAAAACTACTCCTGAGGGTAAAGTGTTAAGTACGGCTTCAGATGTTAACTTCTATTTAATTAAAGAGGCAGGTATGGCTTTTGTTCCATTCTCTGCATTTGGTACTACAGAAGATGAGTTTTGGTTCCGCGCCTCAATCGGTGCAGCATCGTTGGCCGATATTGAAGCAGGAATTCCTCGTTTAAAAGCAGCTTTACAAAAATTATCGTAA
- a CDS encoding ABC transporter ATP-binding protein: MAKELAGENTVVVAIVHDLNLALQYADYLVALKDGEMIAEGLPDYALTEQLMLELYGVKARIVQLEDVDYPIVTI, from the coding sequence ATGGCGAAAGAATTAGCTGGTGAAAATACTGTTGTGGTTGCAATTGTTCATGATTTGAATCTTGCATTGCAGTATGCTGATTATTTGGTGGCATTGAAAGATGGGGAAATGATCGCAGAAGGATTGCCTGATTACGCCTTGACCGAGCAATTGATGCTTGAGCTTTACGGCGTTAAAGCGCGCATTGTACAACTGGAAGATGTCGATTATCCCATTGTGACAATTTAG
- a CDS encoding TonB-dependent receptor, with product MKFKLYPYAFLAGCVMPALFSGNLYAQKPVDTVKSKVTRQLDEVVVAESLKKPQSIVRLGATEINRGQGVFMDDAINTNVPGVLMIRRSMSGGQQFNIRGYGNGLGPRGANNNFDSQGLKMYLNGIPVTDAEGVTIMDDIDFGSMSSVEVLKGPSGSAYGFAIAGVVNMQTLQAERNKVSIGQNVTIGDFGLKRYSTSLHVGGQHSSLLINYGKQLSNGFMPHNESKKDFVSIVGDVQLNDKQKLTSYFGYANSYDERAGELTIDQYNNKDYSGNPAYIKNNAHSELIGYRFGLGHTYAFNKFLSNSTSVFGSSNKNTASSAGGWTDKSPVNVGVRSAFDFNLNLLGRNLNGTAGIEAQQQTYESIGYNMVTDNLNPNGYNIVGSMKSNMAITNKTYNVFTQWNLKLPMMFDFTAGLSLGTMDARLQDRFYNAANNTSSPETNKPTSYGAKYGNLFSPRLALNKAFGKNMLAYVSYSVGYRAPVSSNLFIPYTGKVNTELKPEKGSQIEIGTKGFLLNDRLNYQVALFDAVFSNKMTSVSVANAGNTATLYSYIINGGNQKNKGAEVLVKYLAYQSATSFIQTIRPFANLTYNDFKYDDYKYQSSSTRVVSDYSGLAVAGVAPWTFNAGVDMVSNKGVYANVSYNYRDAMPITSDGVYKTKSFNLFNAKVGYEYTFIKCLGVDVFGGVNNIFEKQNYNMVFINQMPDAYIPGPTKANFYGGANLKYTF from the coding sequence ATGAAATTTAAATTATACCCTTATGCTTTTTTGGCAGGTTGTGTGATGCCTGCATTATTCTCAGGAAATTTATACGCTCAAAAACCTGTTGATACAGTAAAATCAAAAGTTACTCGCCAATTAGATGAAGTTGTAGTTGCCGAATCATTAAAAAAGCCTCAGTCAATCGTTCGCTTAGGTGCAACGGAGATAAACAGAGGACAAGGTGTATTTATGGATGATGCAATTAATACTAACGTACCGGGTGTATTAATGATACGTCGTTCAATGTCTGGGGGACAACAATTTAATATTCGCGGATATGGTAACGGTTTAGGGCCAAGAGGGGCTAATAACAATTTTGACAGCCAGGGCCTAAAAATGTACTTGAATGGAATTCCAGTGACTGACGCAGAAGGGGTGACCATTATGGATGATATTGATTTCGGTTCAATGTCTAGTGTGGAGGTGCTGAAAGGTCCTTCAGGTAGTGCTTATGGTTTTGCCATTGCCGGAGTTGTGAATATGCAAACATTGCAGGCTGAGCGCAACAAGGTATCTATTGGCCAAAATGTAACCATTGGTGATTTTGGTTTGAAGCGCTATTCTACTAGTTTGCATGTTGGTGGTCAGCATTCATCACTTTTAATCAATTATGGCAAACAATTGTCGAATGGATTTATGCCGCATAATGAATCAAAAAAGGATTTCGTTAGCATAGTAGGCGATGTTCAATTGAATGACAAACAAAAGCTTACCTCTTATTTCGGTTATGCAAATAGTTATGATGAGCGTGCCGGAGAGTTAACCATTGATCAGTATAACAATAAGGATTATTCAGGTAATCCAGCTTATATTAAGAACAATGCACACTCTGAATTAATTGGTTACAGATTTGGATTAGGACATACCTATGCCTTCAATAAATTTTTATCGAACAGCACTTCTGTCTTCGGTTCTTCAAATAAAAACACTGCTAGCTCTGCAGGTGGTTGGACAGACAAATCACCGGTGAATGTGGGTGTCCGTTCTGCATTTGACTTTAACTTAAATCTGTTGGGTCGCAATTTAAATGGTACTGCCGGAATTGAAGCACAGCAACAAACCTATGAGAGCATTGGTTATAACATGGTGACTGACAATTTAAATCCAAATGGATACAATATTGTTGGTTCGATGAAGAGCAACATGGCAATCACAAATAAAACGTATAATGTATTTACTCAGTGGAATTTGAAATTGCCAATGATGTTTGACTTTACTGCCGGGTTAAGTTTAGGTACCATGGACGCTAGATTGCAAGACAGGTTCTATAATGCAGCAAATAATACTTCATCACCAGAAACGAATAAACCTACTTCATACGGTGCAAAATATGGTAATTTGTTCTCGCCACGCCTCGCTTTAAATAAAGCATTTGGCAAAAATATGCTGGCTTATGTTTCATATAGTGTAGGATATAGAGCACCTGTAAGCTCGAACCTGTTTATTCCTTACACAGGTAAAGTAAATACTGAACTGAAACCAGAGAAAGGTTCTCAGATTGAAATCGGAACAAAAGGTTTTTTGTTGAATGATCGTTTAAACTATCAGGTAGCTTTGTTTGATGCAGTTTTCTCTAATAAGATGACTTCTGTATCGGTTGCCAATGCAGGTAATACCGCCACGTTATATTCTTACATCATAAATGGTGGAAACCAAAAAAATAAAGGGGCAGAAGTATTAGTGAAATACCTCGCTTATCAATCGGCCACTAGTTTTATCCAAACCATTCGTCCGTTTGCTAATTTAACTTATAACGATTTTAAATACGACGATTATAAGTACCAGTCGAGTTCAACCCGAGTTGTGTCTGATTATTCGGGCTTAGCAGTTGCCGGAGTAGCTCCTTGGACTTTCAATGCTGGCGTTGATATGGTGAGCAATAAAGGTGTTTATGCGAATGTGAGCTATAACTATAGAGATGCAATGCCAATTACTTCTGATGGGGTATACAAGACAAAATCGTTCAATTTATTTAATGCTAAAGTTGGCTATGAGTATACTTTTATAAAGTGTTTAGGAGTAGATGTTTTTGGTGGTGTTAATAACATCTTTGAAAAACAAAACTATAACATGGTGTTTATTAATCAAATGCCTGATGCTTATATCCCTGGTCCAACAAAAGCTAATTTCTATGGCGGTGCCAATTTGAAATACACTTTCTAA
- a CDS encoding Ig-like domain-containing protein, translating to MKKLYTLLAVAFWATSAIAQTANWSPIGPIAFPTNISGQIHGIGRATQLKFHASNAQKMYATTASAGLWTSSDGGNNWVKTGTDIFPTGTNCASVCIDYTNDQIIYLGTGDPNFYRRSFGIWKSTDGGATWAQSNNGVGGRLTVELLMSPTDHNVLVAATDDGIWKTTDGGATWTVKKTGGAFYNMYLKPEAGSTTLYAVTNTDFWRSTDFGDTWTQTTLPGTTGTGGRIGVTKADPNVVYLTFVGDFNAGTATPVYKSTDSGVSFTTVKAAGGTNFNGYDGTSSGQGDYNYGMTVDPLNANTVYIVGHVVWKSTNGGTTWTQLTNWWSELHSDMHQAVFSPYDDSKQYNINDGGIWLSTNGGVNWTPKSDGLNATECYHAAQSPINKNLLSIGTQDNGELYFSNGTWYTNRGGDWIEQMAFDYRPTNNAVYYINQDDNRRIIATGATQSFGSLFTTGAGGWNYNAQMAFFPSNTSLGFGAQTDVYICSNISAASPMWKKISTINKTMKALAVSPTDANVVYAIADDATVYRSDNALASRPNFTLVSTAPSAANVRASIAVCKNNTNIVYLTCNSKVYRSADKGVTWANVTGGLPAVNIIKIINDEYTTNESMYLASAVGIYYKNNAMSDWTLFNQNMASIPQIVDLMTFNDGTSNSVLRVGTYGRGVWETPLWNASTNPITVTLTAPANGTSFNYPSTINLTATASTTAGSITKVEFYDGVTLLGTDTSAPYSFSLTNAGLGNHALTARAYNSTTFNASPTAFVSVNLNCSPQTGTTFGTSPAYAAGYEYDKAFDGNTSTFFDYANANGGYTGLDLGTATVIGGVRFYPRSGSYGPSRMVGGVFQGSNVADFSSGVVDLYTIVSTPADGWNDAPVNNSNTFRYVRYLSPSNGFCNVAEIQFCGTAGSNMPPTTSITSPANNATFVQPANITINANAADADGTIAKVEFYQGSTKLGEDTTAPYSYTWSNVSVGNYALTTKAFDNLGASTTSATINVIVNLPTCNTLTGTTFGTSPAYAAGSEYDKAFDGNISTFFDYANANGGYTGLNLGTAKVVNTIRFYPRAGWTSRMTGGKFQGSNVANFNTGVVDLYVIATEPAVGWNEVSSTSSNSFKYVRYLSPNNGFCNVAEIEFCGVSTPSNNSFPSVNITAPETGANLADSTTFAIKANAGDSDGYVTKVEFFNGQTKLGEDVSTPYTYKWANAPAGTYVLTAKATDERGATVTSSPVNVTIGKGGESLISSVYPNPLSGSTLTVKVKEHKGERIELVLFDANSVVEYTHKTFTGSVNGIGEYRLNVGNVPNGTLILKVTTEHGTSSQTLIKQ from the coding sequence ATGAAAAAACTCTACACTTTGCTTGCGGTGGCATTTTGGGCCACCAGTGCAATTGCTCAAACTGCCAATTGGAGCCCAATTGGGCCAATTGCCTTTCCAACCAATATAAGTGGCCAAATTCATGGAATTGGCCGTGCCACCCAACTGAAGTTTCACGCTTCAAATGCCCAAAAAATGTATGCCACAACTGCCTCCGCAGGTTTGTGGACAAGCAGCGATGGCGGAAATAATTGGGTAAAAACAGGTACTGACATTTTTCCCACAGGTACCAATTGTGCATCTGTTTGTATTGATTACACTAATGATCAAATTATTTATCTGGGAACCGGAGACCCGAATTTTTATAGACGAAGCTTCGGGATTTGGAAGAGTACTGATGGTGGGGCTACCTGGGCGCAGTCAAATAATGGAGTGGGTGGCCGCTTAACAGTGGAACTATTGATGAGTCCAACAGATCATAATGTATTAGTAGCTGCAACTGATGATGGTATCTGGAAAACCACAGATGGAGGAGCTACCTGGACTGTTAAGAAAACGGGTGGTGCTTTCTACAATATGTACTTGAAGCCGGAGGCTGGTTCAACAACATTGTATGCAGTCACGAATACGGATTTTTGGCGATCTACCGACTTTGGCGATACCTGGACCCAAACTACCCTTCCGGGCACTACCGGAACTGGAGGGAGAATTGGGGTGACTAAAGCCGATCCCAATGTGGTGTATTTAACGTTTGTTGGTGACTTTAATGCTGGAACCGCAACGCCGGTATACAAATCCACCGATAGCGGTGTTTCATTTACAACGGTAAAAGCTGCAGGTGGTACCAACTTTAACGGATACGATGGAACTTCAAGTGGCCAAGGGGACTATAATTACGGCATGACGGTTGATCCACTAAATGCAAACACAGTTTATATTGTAGGCCATGTGGTATGGAAATCAACAAATGGTGGAACTACATGGACGCAATTGACCAATTGGTGGTCAGAGCTGCACTCGGATATGCATCAGGCTGTCTTTTCTCCATACGATGACAGCAAACAATATAATATTAATGATGGAGGGATTTGGCTTTCAACCAATGGCGGAGTTAATTGGACTCCTAAGAGTGATGGGCTAAATGCTACAGAGTGCTATCATGCCGCGCAAAGCCCCATTAACAAAAATCTGCTTAGTATTGGTACACAAGATAACGGCGAATTGTACTTCTCAAACGGTACCTGGTACACTAACAGGGGAGGTGATTGGATTGAACAAATGGCCTTTGATTACAGACCTACTAATAATGCAGTTTATTATATAAATCAAGACGATAACCGCCGGATTATAGCAACAGGCGCTACGCAAAGCTTTGGATCATTGTTTACGACGGGTGCCGGGGGGTGGAATTATAATGCTCAAATGGCATTTTTCCCGTCAAACACGAGCCTGGGCTTTGGAGCACAAACAGATGTTTATATCTGTTCAAATATTTCTGCTGCATCGCCAATGTGGAAAAAAATTAGTACAATAAATAAAACGATGAAGGCGTTGGCAGTATCTCCAACTGATGCCAATGTAGTTTATGCTATTGCAGATGATGCAACAGTATACCGTTCTGATAATGCCTTGGCCTCCAGGCCTAATTTTACCCTGGTAAGTACTGCTCCCAGTGCAGCCAATGTGAGAGCAAGCATTGCTGTATGTAAAAATAATACCAATATTGTATACCTCACCTGCAATAGTAAAGTTTACCGGTCAGCAGATAAAGGGGTGACATGGGCTAATGTTACAGGTGGACTTCCTGCTGTAAACATCATTAAAATCATCAATGATGAATATACTACAAATGAATCGATGTACCTGGCATCGGCTGTCGGTATTTATTATAAAAACAATGCCATGTCTGACTGGACCCTGTTTAATCAAAACATGGCATCAATACCTCAAATTGTTGACCTGATGACTTTTAACGACGGTACATCCAACAGCGTGCTGCGGGTAGGTACCTATGGACGGGGAGTTTGGGAAACCCCTTTGTGGAATGCCAGTACAAATCCTATTACAGTTACCCTTACTGCGCCGGCTAATGGGACTTCGTTTAACTACCCTAGTACCATCAACCTTACTGCAACAGCCTCTACTACGGCAGGTTCAATTACCAAAGTGGAGTTTTATGATGGGGTAACCTTGTTAGGTACAGATACTTCTGCTCCTTACTCATTTAGTTTGACAAATGCCGGCTTAGGTAATCATGCATTAACAGCCAGAGCCTACAATAGCACTACGTTTAATGCCTCGCCAACAGCATTTGTTAGCGTTAATCTCAATTGTAGTCCTCAAACAGGTACGACATTTGGTACCAGTCCTGCTTATGCAGCCGGATATGAATATGACAAAGCGTTTGATGGTAATACAAGTACATTCTTTGATTATGCTAATGCCAATGGCGGATATACAGGTTTGGACTTAGGTACGGCTACTGTAATTGGTGGAGTTCGCTTCTATCCTAGATCCGGTTCTTACGGCCCCAGCCGTATGGTAGGTGGTGTCTTCCAGGGTTCAAATGTAGCCGATTTCAGCAGCGGAGTGGTGGATTTATATACAATAGTCTCAACTCCCGCAGACGGCTGGAACGACGCCCCGGTTAATAATTCCAATACGTTTAGATACGTACGTTATTTATCGCCTAGTAATGGGTTTTGTAATGTGGCCGAGATCCAGTTCTGTGGTACAGCCGGTTCAAATATGCCGCCAACAACCAGCATTACTTCTCCGGCAAACAATGCAACCTTCGTACAGCCGGCCAACATAACGATTAATGCAAATGCAGCAGATGCAGACGGCACCATTGCCAAAGTGGAATTTTACCAAGGTAGTACTAAATTGGGTGAGGACACAACCGCCCCTTATTCCTATACCTGGTCCAATGTTTCTGTCGGAAACTATGCACTTACTACAAAAGCATTTGACAATTTAGGAGCTTCAACTACTTCTGCTACGATAAATGTAATTGTCAATCTTCCTACTTGTAATACGTTAACAGGAACTACATTCGGTACCAGCCCTGCTTACGCGGCCGGAAGCGAATATGATAAAGCGTTTGATGGCAATATCAGTACGTTCTTTGACTATGCGAATGCGAATGGAGGATACACAGGGTTAAATTTAGGAACTGCAAAAGTGGTAAACACCATCAGGTTCTATCCTCGTGCGGGCTGGACAAGCCGTATGACTGGTGGAAAGTTCCAAGGAAGTAACGTTGCTAACTTTAATACTGGCGTAGTTGATTTATATGTAATTGCAACCGAACCTGCAGTGGGATGGAACGAAGTGTCATCAACGAGTAGCAATTCATTCAAGTATGTACGTTACCTTTCACCTAATAATGGTTTTTGTAACGTTGCCGAGATTGAGTTCTGTGGAGTAAGCACACCATCAAACAATTCATTCCCATCAGTAAATATTACAGCTCCTGAAACAGGCGCAAATTTAGCAGATTCTACTACTTTTGCAATTAAAGCTAATGCGGGTGATAGTGACGGATATGTGACCAAAGTTGAGTTTTTCAATGGCCAAACTAAGTTAGGAGAAGATGTAAGTACTCCTTATACCTATAAATGGGCAAATGCTCCGGCAGGAACTTACGTGCTTACCGCTAAGGCTACTGATGAAAGGGGCGCAACGGTAACTTCTTCTCCGGTAAACGTAACCATTGGTAAGGGAGGAGAAAGTCTAATTTCCAGTGTTTATCCAAATCCATTGTCGGGATCAACCCTAACAGTGAAAGTAAAGGAGCATAAAGGAGAGCGGATTGAACTAGTGTTGTTTGATGCCAATTCAGTTGTTGAATACACTCATAAAACCTTTACTGGTTCTGTAAACGGAATTGGAGAGTATAGGTTGAATGTTGGTAATGTACCTAATGGTACGTTAATCTTAAAGGTTACCACTGAACATGGTACTTCTAGTCAGACTTTAATTAAACAATAG
- a CDS encoding DUF5077 domain-containing protein — protein sequence MIGFSACKKNDIVNPSNSPNPPTPIGPKITIPLAGNAYITTMASGSHEVIVENGLADWTNAGSIASAYFRLGQIGQLTLQLKVKVAPVGNSSAIKVSVNGTAFTVNLAIYGYLEKT from the coding sequence TTGATAGGATTTTCAGCATGTAAAAAGAATGACATTGTTAATCCAAGCAATTCCCCAAATCCACCTACGCCTATTGGCCCTAAGATTACGATTCCATTGGCAGGTAATGCTTACATTACTACAATGGCCTCAGGTAGCCATGAAGTAATTGTAGAAAATGGCTTAGCCGATTGGACTAACGCAGGAAGTATTGCCAGTGCATATTTCAGGCTTGGGCAAATAGGCCAGCTTACATTACAGCTAAAAGTCAAAGTAGCTCCTGTAGGTAATAGCAGTGCCATTAAAGTAAGCGTAAACGGTACGGCCTTTACAGTAAATCTGGCAATTTATGGCTACCTGGAAAAGACCTAA
- a CDS encoding discoidin domain-containing protein, with amino-acid sequence MKKLYISMLVAAMAFTAACEKDTAVIFQDKSTAEQANKTGWTATADSETPEGWEDTGFASALLDGNVNTIWHTNYDDGDYPGYPHWVNIDMKKDLHLISVNVTARQNNGSGMTKFKLEGSNDGTKWFVLGENLVFNPATKTPQTYPVSSSKATRYLKLTALEGKAKHTHLAEIDVVVAK; translated from the coding sequence ATGAAAAAACTCTATATATCAATGCTTGTTGCAGCGATGGCCTTTACTGCTGCATGTGAAAAAGATACAGCCGTGATTTTTCAGGATAAATCAACCGCTGAGCAAGCGAATAAAACAGGGTGGACAGCCACTGCTGATAGTGAAACACCTGAGGGATGGGAAGATACAGGGTTTGCCTCAGCGCTGCTTGACGGTAATGTAAATACCATTTGGCATACCAATTATGATGACGGCGACTATCCTGGGTATCCGCATTGGGTTAATATCGACATGAAAAAGGATTTACATTTAATTTCTGTTAATGTTACTGCCCGCCAAAATAACGGGAGTGGTATGACTAAATTTAAACTTGAAGGTAGTAACGATGGCACAAAATGGTTTGTTTTAGGTGAGAATTTAGTTTTTAACCCAGCAACAAAAACACCTCAGACCTATCCTGTTTCATCTTCTAAAGCTACGAGATATTTAAAACTTACTGCTTTAGAGGGAAAAGCCAAACATACACACCTGGCCGAAATAGATGTGGTTGTAGCAAAATAA
- a CDS encoding RagB/SusD family nutrient uptake outer membrane protein — MRAKNIKYLVTIGAIVFSLSACEKTFDPSTAIDENSALTTAADIETATIGTYAVLRNPLYVRSLHFLMELPGDELAQGQNSSDDLSRCYRYTHLTTGRHAADFWGQAYKVAAAANKVIAAIPDNATADLKQLKGENLYLRAMVHFNLVRVFGRPYTQGETNLGVPILKDGLTEEETLTLARSTVKEVYDFVIADLEKAANFMNGGEAGKANPFASKEVAQALLSRVYLYKGDNQNAIKYADLVINSGRYELLQGSEYQNYFKGAPEGNKETIFCIRHMKTQDQGWSGLGSMYYSGDANGNAQNQAFSGWGEIYASKKYVNKLAENPGDRRNSFIVPYTVNGVLQTNKKVTPNVPMNYMIKYNLQENLVNLSSPVYLRLAEIYLNRAEANAKLGNAQAALDDVNIIRTRAGIPGHTLASVATSGKTILDVVLDERWLELAFEGHRHYDLFRNNLPMIRNYPGTHSLDAGGNINQTVEPSANRVVFFIPQTEIDKNKKLIQNP; from the coding sequence ATGAGAGCAAAAAATATAAAATATTTAGTGACTATCGGCGCCATTGTCTTTAGTTTAAGCGCCTGCGAGAAAACTTTTGATCCCTCAACAGCAATAGATGAAAATTCAGCCTTAACAACTGCGGCGGATATTGAAACAGCTACTATTGGCACTTATGCTGTATTAAGAAATCCTCTATATGTACGAAGTTTGCATTTCCTGATGGAATTACCAGGGGATGAGCTTGCTCAGGGACAAAACTCTAGTGATGATTTGAGCCGTTGCTATCGGTATACTCACCTTACTACCGGCAGACATGCTGCTGATTTTTGGGGTCAGGCTTATAAGGTTGCCGCCGCAGCCAATAAAGTCATTGCGGCTATACCTGACAATGCCACTGCTGATCTTAAGCAATTAAAAGGAGAAAATCTTTACCTGAGGGCAATGGTGCATTTTAACTTGGTGCGCGTATTCGGTAGGCCCTATACACAAGGAGAAACGAATCTGGGTGTTCCCATTCTGAAGGATGGGCTAACCGAGGAAGAAACGCTTACCTTGGCAAGAAGTACAGTAAAAGAAGTGTATGATTTTGTAATTGCAGATTTGGAAAAAGCTGCAAACTTTATGAATGGGGGAGAAGCAGGAAAAGCCAATCCTTTTGCCTCTAAAGAAGTAGCGCAAGCCTTATTATCACGTGTTTATTTGTATAAAGGTGATAATCAAAATGCTATAAAATATGCTGATCTGGTAATTAACTCTGGGCGATACGAACTTCTACAGGGCAGTGAGTATCAAAATTATTTCAAAGGCGCTCCTGAGGGTAATAAAGAAACTATTTTCTGTATCAGGCACATGAAAACACAGGATCAGGGTTGGTCTGGTCTTGGATCTATGTACTATAGTGGAGATGCCAATGGAAATGCACAAAACCAGGCATTTAGCGGATGGGGAGAAATCTATGCCTCGAAAAAGTATGTGAATAAACTGGCTGAAAATCCCGGAGACAGGCGAAATAGCTTCATTGTTCCATACACAGTTAATGGAGTTTTGCAAACTAATAAGAAAGTTACTCCTAATGTTCCAATGAACTATATGATCAAGTATAACCTACAAGAAAATTTAGTTAATTTAAGCTCGCCGGTATATTTGCGCCTGGCAGAAATCTACCTGAACCGGGCAGAAGCCAATGCCAAATTAGGAAATGCTCAAGCAGCGCTTGATGACGTTAATATAATTCGCACAAGAGCAGGCATTCCGGGTCATACTCTTGCGAGTGTGGCCACAAGTGGTAAAACTATTTTAGATGTTGTTTTGGATGAACGCTGGTTAGAGCTTGCATTTGAAGGACACCGTCATTATGATTTGTTCAGAAATAATCTTCCAATGATAAGAAATTATCCAGGGACTCACTCATTGGATGCCGGTGGTAATATTAATCAAACGGTTGAACCATCAGCAAACAGAGTAGTCTTCTTTATCCCTCAAACTGAAATAGATAAAAATAAAAAACTTATACAAAATCCTTAA